One stretch of Deinococcus taeanensis DNA includes these proteins:
- a CDS encoding ABC transporter permease produces the protein MTRTLRTDLPAPVTTARAPRLNALVQVTRAELRRMRRHPMFAVGTIGFPVLFFALFGLSAVNDTTAAGLKVGPLILVNFGAYSLLSLAMFSFGAAVALERTGGWLRLLRASPLPAGVYFAGKVIAALTFSALSLSVLYAFAHFAGGVTLPAATALLLLGKLLLGMVPLIALGLSIGFLVAPTGAQVAANLVSVLMSFASGLFTPLDQLPSFVRSVAPFLPAAHLGAIARGTVAGQTAGEAGHWLALLAFTVVFGALAAWGLKRDESREV, from the coding sequence ATGACCCGGACCCTCCGCACCGACCTGCCCGCCCCCGTGACGACCGCGCGTGCGCCGCGCCTGAACGCGCTGGTTCAGGTGACGCGCGCCGAACTGCGCCGCATGCGGCGCCATCCCATGTTCGCGGTCGGCACCATCGGCTTTCCGGTGCTGTTCTTCGCGCTGTTCGGCCTGAGCGCCGTGAACGACACCACCGCGGCCGGCCTGAAGGTGGGGCCGCTGATCCTGGTGAATTTCGGCGCGTACTCGCTGCTGTCTCTGGCCATGTTCTCGTTCGGCGCGGCGGTCGCGCTGGAACGCACCGGCGGGTGGCTGCGGCTGCTGCGCGCCTCACCACTCCCGGCGGGCGTGTACTTCGCGGGCAAGGTCATCGCGGCCCTGACCTTCAGCGCCCTGAGCCTGAGCGTGCTGTACGCCTTCGCGCACTTCGCCGGAGGCGTGACCCTGCCGGCCGCCACTGCGCTGCTGCTGCTCGGAAAGCTGCTGCTCGGCATGGTGCCGCTGATCGCCCTGGGCCTGAGCATCGGGTTTCTCGTGGCGCCCACCGGGGCGCAGGTCGCCGCGAACCTCGTGAGCGTGCTGATGTCCTTCGCGTCGGGGCTGTTCACGCCGCTGGACCAGCTGCCTTCGTTCGTGCGCTCGGTCGCGCCGTTCCTCCCGGCCGCCCACCTCGGGGCCATTGCGCGCGGCACGGTGGCCGGGCAGACTGCCGGCGAAGCCGGACACTGGCTGGCCCTGCTGGCGTTCACGGTGGTGTTCGGCGCGCTGGCCGCCTGGGGTCTGAAACGCGACGAGAGCCGCGAGGTGTGA
- a CDS encoding sensor histidine kinase encodes MTQRDGPARRPGRTGRARWFWDLFPVLWLTFLAYPVQAFLDAPHLPHETAVFWGLNALFTGVFLRVFWGPPDPRWSVGGWALSAATYSLLFPLAPGGAGAYLIYGGSLIGFQPNTALAAWLAVLNVLLMLIPFWNGTYGQGDLGWLAPNLLLTLVAAYGSHGAYRQRVANAQLAQARAEQERLAAEAERERIARDLHDLLGHTLSVIVLKSELAGKLAGRDPARAAAEIREVERISREALTEVRAAVSGYQGSGLNAELARAKVALDASGVRLTVTSRIPALPPATETAAAMLLREAVTNVVRHAHAREVTVSLTPAGRGGWQLIIRDDGVGGSGPEGTGLTGMRERLRALGGSLHRDGRRGTTLTATLPPKRRDARAVPW; translated from the coding sequence GTGACGCAGCGTGATGGTCCTGCCCGCCGCCCAGGCCGGACGGGACGCGCCCGGTGGTTCTGGGACCTGTTCCCCGTGCTGTGGCTGACGTTCCTGGCCTACCCGGTCCAGGCTTTCCTGGACGCGCCGCACCTCCCGCACGAGACCGCGGTGTTCTGGGGCCTCAACGCCCTGTTCACTGGCGTGTTTCTGCGGGTCTTCTGGGGACCCCCCGACCCCCGCTGGAGTGTGGGCGGCTGGGCACTGAGCGCCGCGACGTACAGCCTGCTGTTTCCGCTGGCGCCCGGCGGCGCGGGGGCGTACCTGATCTACGGCGGCAGCCTGATCGGCTTCCAGCCCAACACGGCCCTCGCGGCGTGGCTGGCGGTCCTGAACGTCCTGCTGATGCTCATCCCCTTCTGGAACGGCACGTACGGTCAGGGCGACCTGGGCTGGCTCGCCCCGAACCTGCTGTTGACCCTGGTCGCCGCGTACGGCAGTCACGGCGCCTACCGCCAGCGCGTGGCGAACGCACAACTCGCGCAGGCGCGCGCAGAGCAGGAACGGCTGGCGGCCGAGGCGGAACGTGAACGCATCGCGCGTGACCTGCATGACCTGCTCGGCCACACCCTGAGCGTGATTGTGCTCAAAAGCGAACTGGCCGGTAAACTCGCCGGACGTGACCCGGCCCGCGCCGCCGCCGAGATCCGCGAGGTGGAACGCATCAGCCGCGAAGCGCTGACCGAAGTGCGCGCCGCCGTCAGCGGGTACCAGGGCAGTGGCCTGAACGCCGAACTCGCCCGCGCGAAGGTGGCCCTGGACGCCAGCGGCGTGCGCCTCACGGTGACCAGCCGCATCCCGGCCCTGCCGCCCGCCACGGAAACCGCCGCCGCGATGCTGCTGCGCGAAGCGGTCACGAATGTCGTCCGGCACGCCCACGCCCGGGAAGTGACGGTGAGCTTGACCCCCGCCGGCCGGGGCGGCTGGCAGCTGATCATCCGCGACGACGGTGTGGGCGGCAGCGGTCCTGAAGGCACCGGCCTGACCGGCATGCGCGAGCGCCTGCGGGCGCTGGGCGGCAGCCTGCACCGCGACGGCCGCCGCGGCACCACCCTGACGGCCACCCTGCCCCCGAAGCGCCGCGACGCGCGGGCGGTTCCCTGGTGA
- a CDS encoding response regulator transcription factor, whose amino-acid sequence MIRVLLAEDQALVRGALSALLSLEGDLAVVGAAADGEAAWEAALTLRPDVLVTDIEMPRLSGLDLAGRVQRDAPGTRVVIVTTFARGGYLRRALDLGARGYLLKDAPASELAEAIRRVHAGGRAIDPHLAAEAWGECDPLTERERQVLRAAETGASTAAMAAALGLSEGTVRNYLSGAIGKLCADNRVEAARTAREKGWL is encoded by the coding sequence GTGATCCGCGTGCTGCTGGCCGAAGACCAGGCGCTGGTGCGCGGCGCGCTCAGCGCGCTGCTGTCCCTCGAAGGCGACCTGGCGGTGGTGGGCGCCGCCGCGGACGGTGAGGCCGCGTGGGAGGCCGCGCTGACCCTGCGGCCGGACGTGCTGGTCACCGACATCGAAATGCCCCGCCTGAGCGGCCTCGATCTGGCAGGCCGGGTGCAGCGGGACGCGCCCGGCACGCGCGTGGTGATCGTCACGACCTTCGCGCGGGGCGGCTACCTGCGCCGCGCGCTGGACCTCGGCGCGCGCGGGTACCTGCTCAAAGACGCGCCAGCCAGCGAACTCGCCGAGGCGATCCGGCGCGTGCATGCCGGCGGCCGGGCCATTGATCCTCACCTGGCAGCCGAAGCGTGGGGCGAGTGTGACCCGCTCACTGAACGGGAACGCCAGGTGCTGCGCGCCGCCGAAACCGGCGCGAGTACGGCAGCGATGGCCGCCGCGCTGGGCCTGTCTGAAGGCACCGTGCGCAACTACCTGTCCGGGGCCATCGGAAAGCTGTGCGCCGACAACCGCGTGGAAGCGGCGCGCACCGCCCGCGAGAAAGGGTGGCTGTGA
- a CDS encoding sensor histidine kinase encodes MAHPQARTMFSDELLAVGRALGPVQPKEVVTDIILRPAISSLGAVAGAVLLINARRDQLKLITRQGYAEDAVTIWQDGPLDRSLPATDAIRRQEPLFFGNSDDLKRLYPQLEEETGAVGPVASAVLPILLDGQALGVLVLDFQEPHVFTPAEQQFLVTLALQCAAALDRSVQHARVVSQQQAQVDILESISDAFYAVDEAWRLTYVNRRAEAFWGRRREDLLGKVYWTEFPQAVGSEPYHAHLRAARERQVVRLEAQSPITGFWITITINPTAQGLSVYFADITERKALEAKANEATRTLERRVLERTRDLQDLNAELRAYAIGISRDLTEPLRRVNAFVGLLEGRLKSQVDDRTRRLFKQVREETRRVGDRMDELRHLAALERRELREEPLDLFQLAVQVRSDLEPLVRGRKVAWSVGPLPRVLGDPLLLRLVFTELFAVALDATQDQADARIGVGGEVRGEEVVAWVEHNGRGLTHAQATRIFDVFQVPPAVAGAEERIGLSNVRRIVARHGGQVSASSDGQTGARLLIALPDRLGARGPV; translated from the coding sequence ATGGCTCACCCTCAGGCGCGCACCATGTTCAGTGATGAACTGCTTGCCGTGGGCCGGGCCCTGGGGCCCGTCCAGCCGAAAGAAGTCGTCACGGATATCATCCTGCGCCCCGCCATTTCGTCCCTCGGCGCGGTCGCGGGCGCCGTGCTGCTGATCAACGCGCGGCGCGACCAGCTGAAGCTGATCACCCGCCAGGGGTACGCCGAGGACGCCGTGACCATCTGGCAGGACGGCCCCCTGGACCGCTCACTGCCGGCCACCGACGCCATCCGCCGGCAGGAACCGCTTTTCTTCGGGAATTCAGACGACCTCAAACGGCTCTACCCGCAGCTTGAGGAGGAAACCGGCGCGGTCGGCCCGGTCGCGAGCGCCGTGCTGCCGATTCTGCTTGACGGCCAGGCGCTCGGGGTGCTCGTCCTGGATTTTCAGGAGCCGCACGTCTTCACGCCCGCCGAGCAGCAGTTCCTGGTGACTCTGGCCCTGCAGTGCGCCGCCGCGCTGGACCGGTCCGTGCAGCACGCGCGGGTGGTCTCGCAGCAGCAGGCACAGGTAGACATCCTTGAAAGCATCAGTGACGCGTTCTACGCCGTTGACGAGGCGTGGCGCTTGACGTACGTCAACCGCCGCGCCGAGGCGTTCTGGGGGCGCAGACGCGAGGACCTGCTGGGCAAGGTGTACTGGACGGAGTTTCCTCAGGCGGTCGGCAGCGAACCCTACCACGCGCACCTGCGCGCCGCGCGGGAGCGGCAGGTGGTGCGGCTCGAGGCCCAGTCCCCGATCACGGGCTTCTGGATCACCATCACCATCAACCCCACCGCGCAGGGCCTCTCGGTGTACTTTGCCGACATCACCGAGCGCAAGGCGCTGGAGGCCAAGGCGAACGAAGCGACCCGGACGCTGGAGCGGCGGGTCCTGGAACGCACCCGCGACCTGCAGGACCTCAACGCTGAGCTGCGCGCGTACGCCATCGGCATTTCCCGGGACCTGACCGAACCGCTGCGCCGGGTCAACGCCTTCGTGGGCCTGCTCGAAGGGCGCCTCAAAAGCCAGGTGGATGACCGGACCCGGCGGCTGTTCAAGCAGGTGCGCGAGGAGACCCGCCGGGTGGGAGACCGCATGGACGAGCTCCGGCACCTCGCAGCGCTGGAGCGGCGGGAACTCAGGGAAGAGCCGCTCGACCTGTTCCAGCTCGCGGTGCAGGTGCGCAGCGACCTCGAGCCCCTCGTCCGGGGCCGCAAGGTCGCCTGGTCCGTTGGCCCCCTGCCGCGCGTCCTGGGCGACCCGCTGCTGCTGCGGCTGGTGTTCACGGAACTGTTCGCGGTCGCCCTGGACGCCACCCAGGATCAGGCGGACGCGCGCATTGGGGTGGGCGGGGAAGTGCGGGGCGAGGAGGTGGTGGCCTGGGTCGAGCACAACGGGCGCGGCCTGACGCACGCCCAGGCCACGCGCATCTTCGACGTGTTTCAGGTTCCGCCCGCCGTGGCGGGAGCCGAGGAGCGGATCGGACTGTCCAACGTGCGCCGCATCGTGGCCCGGCACGGCGGGCAGGTGTCGGCCAGCAGCGACGGTCAGACGGGCGCGCGCCTGCTGATTGCCCTGCCGGACCGGCTGGGGGCCCGGGGGCCAGTGTGA
- a CDS encoding HAD family hydrolase yields the protein MSPYRGVILDIDGTLVDSNDAHTRAWVRAFADQGFDLEFGQVRPLMGMGGDQLIPRLTGIRKGDARYEALSDGWKQHFQDEELPHLQAQPGVRPLLEALQARGLKLIVGTSADEALVQGLLKIAGADDLLTAYTTASDVEASKPEPDIVQAAVTKLGLHPHEVLMVGDTPFDVQSAQKAGVDSVALRCGGDHRFEGAAAVYDSPKDWLDHLDSSPLGAASAASRGR from the coding sequence ATGTCCCCCTACCGCGGCGTGATTCTCGACATTGACGGCACTCTGGTCGACAGCAACGACGCCCACACCCGCGCGTGGGTGCGCGCCTTCGCCGACCAGGGCTTTGACCTGGAGTTCGGGCAGGTGCGGCCCCTGATGGGCATGGGCGGAGACCAGCTGATTCCCCGCCTGACCGGTATCAGGAAGGGCGACGCGCGCTACGAGGCGCTGAGCGACGGCTGGAAACAGCACTTTCAGGACGAGGAACTCCCGCACCTTCAGGCCCAGCCTGGCGTGCGGCCTCTGCTCGAGGCGCTGCAGGCCCGCGGGTTGAAACTCATCGTCGGCACTTCCGCGGACGAAGCGCTGGTGCAGGGACTCCTGAAGATCGCGGGCGCCGACGACCTGCTGACGGCGTACACGACCGCCTCGGATGTGGAGGCCTCCAAACCTGAACCGGACATCGTGCAGGCGGCTGTGACGAAACTCGGTCTTCACCCGCACGAGGTGCTGATGGTCGGCGACACACCGTTTGACGTGCAGAGTGCGCAGAAAGCCGGGGTGGACAGCGTGGCCCTGCGCTGCGGCGGCGACCACCGTTTCGAAGGAGCGGCCGCCGTGTACGACAGCCCCAAAGACTGGCTGGATCACCTCGACTCGTCGCCGCTCGGCGCTGCCTCCGCCGCTTCGCGCGGACGCTGA